GCAGTTATGTATGGAGGCTGTTCTGGCATATCTGCAGAGCTAACAGAGCGGAGATAGACACAATCGTTTGCGCTGGAATGTGCATATGCTGGAATAGTTCTGCACCTAAATATTACTGCGCTTAGGCTGAATTaggtcacacacagacacacaaagacacaagaaACAAGAGTCAGTCTTGGGTAATAACCTGGCTGATATACAGAAGCAAGTCTGAGCAAATAGGATGCCCCTGTGGATGAAAATAATACAGTGTCACCTTGTTTTTGTGACAGTCAAACCTGGCTTCAGCTGAACCATTAAGAACACACACTTAAATGCCTAATCACTACAaatattacattcatttttattttaataccaactattttattttagtacTTGTTCACTTTAACTTATGCAGAAAGATTGCCAGGACGTTAATCACTGATTGGCTATTTTCcattgtggtattgctactgtATATCTACTCAAAAAATactttgaatacttcttccaccacttatTAAAGGCAAAATAAGCAGTCACAGATTGAGTAGGAAACTAGCATACACACGTGTGTTATACActaaatgaggaaataaaaaCTACCTTAACAAAGGTATTTGCAAAAATGAACAGTATACAAGGAGATACAAGAAGAAAAgatcaacaaaaatgtaaaataaattacagaaaattaaatgtaatacattttctgtctgaACTATTAAAAGCAGCCTGTCGGGAAATCTCAGGGTGCAGTTTGGCTCATAGATGAAAAATGTCAGAGATATGTGACCAAGTCATGGTTAAACGTGAACCTGAGATGATCAACTTCAACTTCCACTTTATTTGTGTCCCCGAAGGGCGATTAGGTGTGGAACCAACTGGAACACAACCGTAACAGTACGAGGACAAATGAATACCAGTACAAGGTGCATGGATAGTAGCGTCAAAGTAACCTACATAGGGTAGGAAAAAGTGCATATCAGCCTACAAAGTTGacacaatataatcaacaaCGACCATCGTCAACAACATCAgcatccattacattacatcaccaaCCGCTTTTATCAACGTTTCTGACATCCTCAACACATAGTCAACAGACTAGAATGTATAACCAACCaaggaataaagaaagaaagaaaagaaagaggacgTAATGAGGTAGCCAAGAGATCAAATAAGACTCCTCCCCTGACCCCTATTCAAGAAGGAAATGGCTGCAGGTAAAAAGGAGTACTTGTACCTCAGTATCAGATcagtaaaatctttttttctattagTTAGTGGCAACCAGTGATGTTCATGTCTCCAACATGTTGTTAACAACCTGCTGCTTGCTGCCGTCGTCCTCGGTATCTCCAGACGTGGTAGAGAGTTGTGACAGAGACAGGAAAGAAGTGACAACAGTTCAAATGCGAGGATATAAAAGTCAAAGTCAGCCAGGGATATAAAAGATCAAATGGTTGAGATTGTTTTAACTGCTAGAAGCCTGATCTGATCACTACACATTACGGTAACAGAAACCTGCACACACCCGTGTAAACATTACTATGGAAAATATAAAGATTTGATTTAATCTCTTTTGGCTCTCAGATACCAGAACAGTGGTGCTATTGGATGACACTGCATTTCAAAGATCCTGTGGAGAGCAATGAGGAGCGTGTAACTTGCTTGCTAACATTGCTCCCTAGTGTCTATAGTGGGTTCATACAGCTGCTGAGATCAGgaagtatacacacacatatcagtAGATGGCAGTCCTCTGCTAAATATTCATCTGAAAGGGTTCTGCTTAATAGACTCTCTTTACAGCGTCCTCTGAAATCATTAAGATGGCACTTAATTGCTCTTTTGACAGTTTTATTGAATTTGATTTCACCAACAcgtttactgtaaatacaatgAAGCAATCTGCAGTAAATACCCCACAATGGTTATTACAGCTCTGACATTTTAGTGTTTAGACAAAACatgatttctctctttttttttcttttttttttgtcaaatacaTTGACTCCAGAAAATATCCTCTTTAAGGTTATTGCTCCTCCCCCCTGTGAATGTAATCTTCTTTGTCTTCACCTCCACCAAAATCCACAGTCATTTGAGAGTCATTACCAATCATAATGTACCTAGCATTttcaatgtgaatatttggttgttgttgttgttgttgccactgAACCCTGCCGTCACCACCCTCCTGTTCTGATGGAACACTGGGGCCGAAAAAAAGTCTTTGTGCCATTAAAAGGCTCAGGCTCTCTTTCTCCAGCAACTGTGCTGTGCTACACTCTTTGATTAACTGCTTCTGGTACTGGTTTAAATTCTTTagtctctcctgtctctccatCTGCATTTTTACTGTCTGCTCTGCTGTCCAGATTTTTTTCTGGTTTTTAATCTTTGCTGGAGACAAAAACTTATTTAATTGCCTTTCAAAGCTGTTGTTCTCCCTGAGGGGATTTAATGTCCGCAAAACCAAAGGGATGCTCTCTCTGGGCATGCAGTTCTCCAGTGGCAGCAGAGGGATAACTGTGTTGTACTTGTGTTTCTTGTTCATGGAGTTGATAAGGGCAGAGTCTGTCTCCATCTCCAGCATGCGAGTGTTAAAGTTGCAGGTAAGCAACAGAAGAGTGAAGGCCGAGTTGTTGATAGCATCCTCTACACACCTCAGAGTGCTCTTTCCTGGCTCGGCAAAGTCCCCTGAAAAAGTTGCACCTTCCCCATCAACTCGCATCAATGTTTCCAGTCTTTCTCTCATGCTCTCGGCCACATCTTCATCCTCCGGTGCATGCAAGATAACGAATGGATAAAATGTTggcttttcctcctcttctgcaTCTTtacttttatgcatttcattTGGAACAGGCATCTTGGGTGGGAAAATGTTTGTTGCAGTAGGTAGTGCAAAGTTTGGTTCAGTGGTTGGTTTAGTGGTTTGGTTTGGAGTCTCACATCGA
This is a stretch of genomic DNA from Sander vitreus isolate 19-12246 chromosome 12, sanVit1, whole genome shotgun sequence. It encodes these proteins:
- the ticam1 gene encoding TIR domain-containing adapter molecule 1, encoding MNQGGQENHGTGLRDVLDILVKAPPQKLLSLTFQLGESPEENIVHALCLILLQKEERALNKLQVLKDNYLANHLAEKWQMSGGKFEDFADYCGHFQEFTGEYLAQLARLFKVLSEQRLCDSTLRNLAYKRALSSDIRKTSKCKDLEYDLLREEAKNVCGPQFAELICSSKDLKSGSYHDPLSGLGEGNTTLKVTLSQDQSERAHSLPSPLQVTSSIPSYPSHLEISIPPTASFQDDKITPETSDKSKLNNPVLVGEYEAKNALGQSHTSQPKSSEPPMFGAKKHSKMDGTLAAEGSKLVSLITRCETPNQTTKPTTEPNFALPTATNIFPPKMPVPNEMHKSKDAEEEEKPTFYPFVILHAPEDEDVAESMRERLETLMRVDGEGATFSGDFAEPGKSTLRCVEDAINNSAFTLLLLTCNFNTRMLEMETDSALINSMNKKHKYNTVIPLLPLENCMPRESIPLVLRTLNPLRENNSFERQLNKFLSPAKIKNQKKIWTAEQTVKMQMERQERLKNLNQYQKQLIKECSTAQLLEKESLSLLMAQRLFFGPSVPSEQEGGDGRVQWQQQQQQPNIHIENARYIMIGNDSQMTVDFGGGEDKEDYIHRGEEQ